In Euzebyales bacterium, the DNA window CGTGCGCGCCTGTTCGGCGACGCCACCCAGTTCACGACCGGCAAGCAGGCCGCAGCGTTCGTCGGGCTCAACCCGTCGAACTGGGAGTCGGGATTGATGGCCGCGCCGTCGCGGCCGATCACCAAGGAAGGCCCGCCCGAGCTGCGGCTGGCGTTGTATCAGGCCGCCAACGTCGCGCGTCGTCGCGATCCGCAGCTCGCGGTGTGCTACCGACGGCTGATGGTCGAACGGGGCCACACCCACATCCAGGCCACCTTCGCGGGTGCGCGCAAGCTGGCCACGCGGGTGTGGGCGACGCTGACCAGCGGCACGCCGTATGAGTTCCGCGACCTTGAGGGCACCCCGATAACCGAAGACGCCGCCGCCGAGCTCGCCGCCAGCCACACCGTCCCCGCCGACGTCCGTCGCCGTACCCGCGCACGCGCCGCC includes these proteins:
- a CDS encoding transposase, which translates into the protein MFGDATQFTTGKQAAAFVGLNPSNWESGLMAAPSRPITKEGPPELRLALYQAANVARRRDPQLAVCYRRLMVERGHTHIQATFAGARKLATRVWATLTSGTPYEFRDLEGTPITEDAAAELAASHTVPADVRRRTRARAAAVRRGRLSG